A segment of the Halovivax limisalsi genome:
TCGAGATTGCGGAAGTGCGCCCGGCGAGTAGCCGGATTGTCGCGGTCAGTGTGGTTCCTATCCTCACCAATGGCACGCATGCACACCCGCCGTCGCGGCTCGTCCGGATCGGACAAGCCGACGGCAGACGACCCACCGGAGTGGAGTGACGTGGACGAAGACGCGATCGAAGAGCGCGTCGTCGAGCTGGCCGACCAGGGCTACGATCCCAGCCAGATCGGCATGAAGTTGCGCGACGAGGGCGTCACCGGGACGCCGGTCCCCGACGTCTCGCTCGCGACGGGCAAGTCCATCACGGAGATCCTGGCTGAGAACGACGCGGAACCCGACTTCCCGGAGGATCTGTACAATCTGATGGAGCGCGCGGTCCGCCTGCGCGAGCACATCCGGGAGAACCCGCAGGACCACCAGAACAAGCGCGCGCTGCAGAACACGGAGTCGAAGGTCCGTCGCCTCGCCGACTACTACCGCGGCGACGAGATCGACGCCGACTTCACCTACAGCTACGACGTCGCCGTCGAACTCATCGAAGACTAGATGACCGCAACGGGCCGATCCGCCGAGGCGACGCCGGCCGCCGTCGAGAGCGCCGGCTTCGTCCAGTTGCTCGCACGGCCAGACGGCGACGCGCTCGCCGCGGCCGGCGTCCTCGCCCGGGCGCTCGACGCCCGCGAGACGCCCTTCCAGGTGAGCGTCTGCGAGCGAGCCGACCGCGCGTCGCGCGTCGCGACGGACGCCGACACGGTCACGGTGGCGCTCGGTCCGATCGACGTTCCGTCGAGTTCCGACGGGTCCGTCGTCTCCATCGACCCCGCACACGGGTCGCTGACGGGACAGGCCGTCGAGTTGGCCGACGCACTCGATGTCGACGTCGATCCCGGCCTCGCCCTCGCCGGCACCGTCGCCGCGGGGACGGCGACGCCGGACGCCGATCCACTCGCCGAACTCGTCGATATCGCCCGCGAGACGGGCGTCCTGGATCGACGACCCGGCGTGGCGATCCCGACCGACGATCCCGTCGACGGCCTCGCACACGCGACGCTGGTCCGGGCCGCGTGGTCCGGTGACGCCGACGCCGCGGCGACGGCCACCGGCGACGCCGAGGGACGGCAACTGGCCTCGGTCGTCGCGATCGACGCGATCGGCTGCGACGGGGCCTCGGCGCGAGCGGCCGAGACGATCGATCGGGTGCTCCATCCGGATACGACGCCGGACGGCCCGTTCGCGACCGTCGGCGGCCTGGCGGACGTCCTCACCGCCACCGCTCGCACGGCGCCGGGCATCGGCGTCACGCTCGCGTACGGGCGCGACGTCACGGACGTCGCGCTCGAGGCCTGGCGGACCCATGGCGAGGCGGTCCACGCGGCGCTCGACGCCGCCACGACGGCGCGCCACGACGGCGTCTTCGTCTGTCGACTCGACGACGAGGCGCCCGACCTCGCCCGCACGGACGCGATCGAGACCGTCGCCGGCCTGGCCGCGGCGACGATGACGCCGGAACCCGTCGTGCTGGCCGTCGGTGACGATCGCATCGGTCTCGCCACGGCCGACGGAACCCCGGCGGCCATCCACTGCGACGCCGTGGCCGCGAGCCACGAGGTAGTCGCGGACGCGGGTCACCGGACCGGGACGCTCTATCCCGGCGAACCGACCGACCCGGTCGACGGAGCGAGCCATCCGACCGACGACGGTGTCGATCAGCCGACGGACGACGCGTTCGACGCTGCGATCGACGTCGACGCCGTTATCGAGACCGTGAGGGCCGAGTCGTGAC
Coding sequences within it:
- a CDS encoding 30S ribosomal protein S15, with protein sequence MARMHTRRRGSSGSDKPTADDPPEWSDVDEDAIEERVVELADQGYDPSQIGMKLRDEGVTGTPVPDVSLATGKSITEILAENDAEPDFPEDLYNLMERAVRLREHIRENPQDHQNKRALQNTESKVRRLADYYRGDEIDADFTYSYDVAVELIED